One region of Aeromicrobium sp. Sec7.5 genomic DNA includes:
- a CDS encoding phosphatidate cytidylyltransferase, whose amino-acid sequence MTDSSSEPATPAKDHGRAGRDLPAAIAVGVTLAATVVASLFFVKDLFVAVVIVALLVGMWELKRAFSTAGIRIPILPVAFGGTAMLLSAFYTDMEAAAFAMALTVIATLVWRLADGADGFVRDVSAGVFVLAYLPLMGVFVLLLLDESDGPWRIVAFIVATIASDIGGYIAGVLFGKHPMAPTISPKKSWEGFTGSMLFGIGAGVAVVVLALEGEWWAGVVLGAASVVMATLGDLSESLIKRDIGIKDMGDLLPGHGGLMDRLDSLIMVAPVAWVVLHYLVPVA is encoded by the coding sequence ATGACCGACTCATCCTCCGAGCCGGCCACCCCCGCCAAGGACCACGGCCGGGCGGGCCGAGACCTGCCAGCGGCGATCGCCGTCGGCGTGACCCTCGCGGCGACCGTCGTCGCCTCCCTGTTCTTCGTCAAGGACCTGTTCGTCGCGGTCGTGATCGTCGCCCTGCTGGTGGGCATGTGGGAGCTCAAGCGGGCGTTCTCGACCGCCGGCATTCGCATCCCGATCCTGCCGGTCGCGTTCGGTGGCACCGCGATGCTCCTGTCGGCGTTCTACACCGACATGGAGGCGGCGGCCTTCGCGATGGCGCTCACGGTCATCGCGACGCTCGTCTGGCGCCTGGCCGACGGGGCCGACGGCTTCGTCCGCGACGTGAGCGCGGGGGTCTTCGTCCTGGCCTACCTGCCGCTCATGGGTGTCTTCGTCCTGCTCCTCCTCGACGAGTCCGACGGCCCGTGGCGCATCGTGGCCTTCATCGTCGCCACGATCGCGTCCGACATCGGCGGCTACATCGCGGGCGTCCTGTTCGGCAAGCACCCGATGGCACCCACGATCAGTCCGAAGAAGTCCTGGGAGGGCTTCACGGGGTCGATGCTGTTCGGCATCGGCGCCGGCGTCGCGGTCGTGGTCCTGGCGCTCGAGGGGGAATGGTGGGCTGGTGTCGTGCTGGGCGCGGCGAGCGTCGTGATGGCCACCTTGGGTGACCTCTCGGAGTCGCTCATCAAGCGCGACATCGGCATCAAGGACATGGGCGACCTGCTCCCGGGCCACGGTGGCCTGATGGACCGGCTCGACTCCCTCATCATGGTCGCGCCCGTCGCGTGGGTCGTGCTGCACTACCTCGTGCCCGTCGCCTAG
- the dprA gene encoding DNA-processing protein DprA — protein MSRESTDRDRLVMSVATEPLDATARELVATHGLAAVAGACRGESGAPEVPETWVERAALGPVDEVLEAGAAAGARWLTPASPGWPAALDDLAGVDDHGAAPWGVWVRGCGPLEVDRAVSVVGARACTTYGAEVAGDLGADLADRGWTVVSGAAFGIDACAHRGALAVAGRTVAVLACGVDVAYPQAHASLLDRIAEEGWIVAEHPPGAKPHRHRFLTRNRLIAALGAGTVVVEAAPRSGSLNTLRWADRLGRSSMAVPGSVLSQQSGGAHRAVREGEAVLVTSADDVAEELDGLGWVDSGSSQVLTDASRRLHGQLPRDGGVTVGELVVLLDAPLRHVRAGLALLERRGHARRADGGWIALGRLPG, from the coding sequence ATGAGTCGGGAGTCGACGGACCGTGACCGCCTGGTCATGTCCGTCGCCACCGAGCCACTGGACGCCACGGCCCGGGAGCTCGTGGCCACCCACGGACTCGCGGCAGTGGCGGGAGCATGTCGAGGCGAGTCGGGTGCCCCCGAGGTGCCGGAGACCTGGGTCGAGCGTGCGGCACTCGGTCCGGTCGACGAGGTTCTGGAGGCCGGCGCCGCTGCCGGCGCGCGGTGGCTCACCCCTGCGAGTCCGGGGTGGCCGGCGGCGCTCGACGACCTGGCAGGCGTCGACGACCACGGCGCGGCACCGTGGGGCGTCTGGGTCAGGGGGTGCGGGCCCCTGGAGGTCGATCGGGCCGTCTCGGTCGTGGGAGCCCGGGCCTGCACGACCTACGGCGCCGAGGTCGCCGGTGATCTCGGCGCCGATCTCGCCGACCGTGGCTGGACCGTGGTGAGCGGCGCGGCGTTCGGCATCGATGCCTGCGCGCACCGTGGGGCGCTCGCCGTCGCGGGGCGCACCGTCGCTGTCCTGGCGTGCGGGGTCGACGTCGCGTACCCGCAGGCGCACGCGTCACTGCTCGACCGCATCGCGGAGGAGGGGTGGATCGTGGCCGAGCACCCGCCGGGCGCGAAGCCCCACCGGCACCGCTTCCTGACCCGCAACCGGCTGATCGCAGCCCTGGGCGCCGGCACCGTGGTCGTGGAGGCCGCGCCGCGCAGCGGGTCGCTCAACACCCTGCGGTGGGCCGACCGGCTGGGTCGGTCCTCGATGGCGGTCCCCGGGTCGGTGCTCTCGCAGCAGTCCGGCGGCGCGCACCGTGCCGTCCGCGAGGGCGAGGCCGTGCTGGTCACGTCGGCCGACGACGTGGCCGAGGAGCTCGACGGCCTGGGGTGGGTCGACTCCGGAAGCTCGCAGGTCCTGACCGACGCCTCCCGTCGTCTCCACGGCCAGCTGCCGCGTGACGGAGGAGTGACGGTGGGCGAGCTCGTGGTGCTCCTCGACGCCCCGTTGCGCCACGTCCGCGCGGGGTTGGCCCTGCTGGAGCGGCGCGGTCACGCCCGGCGCGCCGACGGGGGCTGGATCGCCCTGGGGCGACTTCCCGGCTGA
- the rpsB gene encoding 30S ribosomal protein S2 produces the protein MAVVTMRQLLESGVHFGHQTRRWNPKMKRFIFTERNGIYIIDLQQSLAYIDAGYEFVKNTVARGGTILFVGTKRQAQEPIQEQATRVGMPYVNQRWLGGMLTNFQTMHQRLQRMKELEEIDFDQVAGSGRTKKELLQMRREFDKLSRTLGGIRDMARTPAALWIVDTKKEHLAVDEAKKLGIPIVAILDTNCDPDEVDFPIPGNDDAIRSVALLTRVIADAVAEGLVSRGGAKTGEESAGEELGAGEPLAEWEAELLTTDAAPAAADAAPAAAEAAPAAEAPAADTAEAAPAAEAPAAEETPVAEAAPVETPAEEAPAAAEATEGAESDAATTES, from the coding sequence ATGGCCGTCGTGACCATGCGTCAGCTGCTGGAGAGCGGTGTCCACTTCGGACACCAGACTCGCCGCTGGAACCCCAAGATGAAGCGCTTCATCTTCACCGAGCGCAACGGCATCTACATCATCGATCTCCAGCAGTCGCTGGCGTACATCGATGCCGGCTACGAGTTCGTCAAGAACACCGTCGCCCGTGGCGGCACGATCCTGTTCGTCGGCACCAAGCGCCAGGCGCAGGAGCCGATCCAGGAGCAGGCCACCCGTGTGGGCATGCCCTACGTCAACCAGCGGTGGCTCGGCGGCATGCTGACCAACTTCCAGACGATGCACCAGCGCCTCCAGCGCATGAAGGAGCTCGAGGAGATCGACTTCGACCAGGTCGCTGGCTCGGGTCGTACCAAGAAGGAGCTCCTCCAGATGCGCCGCGAGTTCGACAAGCTCTCGCGCACCCTCGGCGGCATCCGCGACATGGCCCGTACCCCGGCCGCACTGTGGATCGTCGACACCAAGAAGGAGCACCTGGCGGTCGACGAGGCCAAGAAGCTCGGCATCCCGATCGTCGCGATCCTCGACACCAACTGCGATCCCGACGAGGTCGACTTCCCGATCCCGGGCAACGACGACGCGATCCGTTCCGTCGCGCTGCTGACGCGGGTCATCGCCGACGCCGTCGCCGAGGGCCTCGTGTCCCGCGGTGGGGCCAAGACCGGTGAGGAGTCGGCCGGCGAGGAGCTCGGAGCCGGCGAGCCGCTGGCCGAGTGGGAGGCCGAGCTGCTCACCACCGACGCCGCTCCGGCCGCTGCCGACGCCGCTCCGGCCGCTGCCGAGGCTGCTCCGGCCGCCGAGGCGCCTGCCGCGGACACTGCCGAGGCTGCTCCGGCTGCTGAGGCGCCTGCCGCCGAGGAGACCCCGGTCGCCGAGGCCGCGCCGGTCGAGACCCCCGCCGAGGAGGCCCCGGCTGCTGCCGAGGCCACCGAGGGCGCGGAGTCGGACGCCGCCACCACCGAGTCCTGA
- a CDS encoding tyrosine recombinase XerC, whose translation MSEHDVAWDRVVDDYERHLRLERDLTEHTVRGYVSDVKGLADHAERMGVRDPADLTIRTVRSHLAQQRSLGRARSTLARRSTSLRVFSAWLLRTGRAPTDAAALLVSPAARRDLPATLSASEVRAVLDAAGERIDTDAVTGTRDLAMLELLYATGIRVGELVGLDIDDLDHARRLVRVFGKGRKERSVPFGLPAQDAVEAWLQHGRPQVVTGSSGPAVFLGVRGGRIDQRAVREVVHRRLADVDGVPDLGPHGLRHTAATHLLEGGADLRSVQEVLGHASIGTTQIYTHVSNERLRAAFRQAHPRA comes from the coding sequence GTGAGCGAGCACGACGTGGCCTGGGACCGGGTCGTCGACGACTACGAGCGGCACCTCCGGCTTGAGCGGGACCTCACCGAGCACACCGTCCGCGGGTACGTCAGCGACGTCAAGGGGCTCGCCGACCACGCCGAGCGGATGGGCGTCCGGGACCCGGCCGATCTCACGATCCGCACGGTGCGCAGCCACCTCGCGCAGCAGCGGTCACTCGGTCGCGCGCGGTCGACGTTGGCCCGCCGCAGCACCTCCCTGCGGGTCTTCTCGGCCTGGCTCCTCCGCACCGGCCGCGCCCCGACCGATGCCGCCGCACTCCTGGTCTCCCCGGCCGCACGCCGGGACCTGCCGGCCACGCTCAGCGCGAGCGAGGTCCGCGCGGTGCTCGATGCTGCTGGCGAACGCATCGACACCGACGCCGTGACCGGCACCCGCGACCTCGCGATGCTCGAGCTGCTGTACGCCACCGGCATCCGCGTCGGCGAGCTGGTGGGCCTCGACATCGACGACCTCGACCACGCGCGCCGCCTGGTGCGGGTGTTCGGCAAGGGCCGCAAGGAGCGCTCGGTGCCCTTCGGCCTGCCCGCGCAGGACGCCGTGGAGGCCTGGCTGCAGCACGGCAGGCCCCAGGTCGTCACGGGATCGAGCGGTCCTGCCGTGTTCCTCGGTGTCCGAGGCGGACGCATCGACCAGCGCGCCGTGCGGGAGGTCGTGCACCGGCGGCTGGCCGACGTCGACGGGGTGCCCGACCTCGGGCCGCACGGACTCCGGCACACCGCGGCCACCCACCTGCTGGAGGGAGGCGCCGACCTGCGGTCGGTGCAGGAGGTGCTGGGCCACGCCTCGATCGGGACCACCCAGATCTACACGCACGTCAGCAACGAACGACTGCGCGCGGCGTTCCGCCAGGCACACCCACGGGCCTGA
- the pyrH gene encoding UMP kinase, with protein sequence MARRVLLKLSGEVFGGGAIGIDPDVVNGIAAQVAEAVRDGVQVAIVVGGGNFFRGAELSQRGMDRGRADYIGMLGTVMNALALQDFIEKQGVETRVQSAIAMSQVAEPYIPRRAVRHLEKGRVVIFGAGAGMPYFSTDTVSAQRALEIKADVVLMSKNGVDGVYDADPRTTPDARKYDDVTFAESLQRGLKVVDAAAFALCMENKLPMIVFGMEGEGNIARALQGERIGTLVHAGSGANSGTTTGEAP encoded by the coding sequence ATGGCCCGCCGCGTACTTCTCAAGCTGTCCGGTGAGGTCTTCGGTGGAGGAGCCATCGGCATCGACCCCGATGTCGTCAACGGCATCGCGGCCCAGGTGGCCGAGGCGGTCCGTGACGGCGTGCAGGTCGCCATCGTGGTCGGTGGTGGCAACTTCTTCCGGGGCGCCGAGCTCAGCCAGCGCGGCATGGATCGCGGACGCGCCGACTACATCGGCATGCTCGGCACCGTCATGAACGCGCTCGCGCTGCAGGACTTCATCGAGAAGCAGGGTGTCGAGACGCGGGTGCAGTCCGCCATCGCGATGTCGCAGGTCGCCGAACCGTACATCCCTCGGCGTGCCGTCCGGCACCTCGAGAAGGGGCGTGTGGTGATCTTCGGCGCGGGTGCCGGGATGCCGTACTTCTCGACCGACACGGTCTCGGCCCAGCGCGCTCTCGAGATCAAGGCCGATGTCGTCCTGATGAGCAAGAACGGCGTCGACGGGGTGTACGACGCCGATCCCCGCACCACCCCTGACGCCCGCAAGTACGACGACGTGACCTTCGCGGAGTCCTTGCAGCGGGGCCTGAAGGTCGTCGACGCGGCCGCGTTCGCCCTGTGCATGGAGAACAAGCTGCCGATGATCGTCTTCGGGATGGAGGGCGAGGGCAACATCGCCCGAGCCCTGCAGGGTGAGAGGATCGGAACGCTGGTCCACGCAGGATCCGGCGCGAACAGTGGCACGACTACAGGAGAAGCACCGTGA
- a CDS encoding peptidoglycan DD-metalloendopeptidase family protein — protein sequence MSPALPRHAARAGRACLTLVLVLLAGGTASSARADGSWSSPLEGHTIDRSYAAPPGPYAAGHRGIDLTGAPGEAVRAVAAGTVAFVGEVAGTPVVTVSHGSERSTYQPVLAAVEVGRSVDAGQVIGTLLPGHAGCGAAACLHLGRIEGETYLNPAEMFGGRYRLISPEGPPPAPPALGTGELRPPLTAPVTSGFGLRIHPITGEPRAHDGIDFGAPCGSPVTAAAAGRVASVSRAGGFGLRVEIDHGGGRVTSYSHLSSAGVAPGATVAAGDTVARVGTTGTSTGCHLHFSVHDHGRAVDPAPLL from the coding sequence ATGAGTCCTGCCCTCCCTCGTCACGCCGCCCGAGCGGGCCGCGCCTGCCTGACCCTGGTCCTCGTGCTGCTCGCGGGCGGCACAGCCTCCTCGGCGCGCGCCGACGGCAGCTGGTCCTCGCCGCTCGAGGGGCACACGATCGACCGCTCGTACGCCGCTCCCCCGGGCCCCTACGCCGCGGGTCACCGGGGCATCGACCTGACCGGAGCACCGGGCGAGGCCGTGAGGGCGGTGGCCGCCGGCACCGTGGCCTTCGTCGGGGAGGTCGCCGGCACTCCGGTGGTGACGGTCTCCCACGGGAGCGAGCGGTCGACCTACCAGCCCGTCCTGGCTGCCGTCGAGGTCGGGCGCAGCGTCGATGCCGGGCAGGTGATCGGCACGCTGCTGCCGGGTCACGCCGGCTGCGGGGCGGCCGCCTGCCTGCACCTCGGCCGCATCGAGGGCGAGACGTACCTCAATCCGGCGGAGATGTTCGGTGGGCGCTACCGCCTGATCAGCCCGGAGGGTCCACCGCCCGCACCGCCGGCGCTGGGCACCGGCGAGCTGCGACCGCCCCTCACGGCCCCGGTCACGTCGGGCTTCGGCCTGCGGATCCACCCGATCACCGGCGAGCCCCGGGCCCACGACGGCATCGACTTCGGCGCGCCCTGCGGTTCACCCGTGACCGCTGCGGCCGCGGGCCGCGTGGCGAGCGTCAGCCGCGCCGGCGGGTTCGGGCTGCGGGTCGAGATCGACCACGGCGGAGGCCGGGTCACGTCCTACAGCCATCTGTCGTCCGCGGGCGTGGCTCCCGGGGCCACGGTCGCGGCCGGCGACACCGTCGCGAGGGTCGGCACCACCGGCACCTCGACGGGCTGCCACCTGCACTTCTCGGTGCACGACCACGGGAGGGCCGTCGACCCGGCTCCCCTGCTGTGA
- the tsf gene encoding translation elongation factor Ts, with product MAIAAADVKKLRDATGAGMMDAKKALTEADGDFEKAVEILRITGAAKAAKRGAEREASSGLVASSGNAIVELNSETDFVAKNEQFIELATKLAATADAARPADAAAFAQVTLDDGTTVAEAISSLAAVIGEKLELGRVATFDGQVATYLHRRASDLPPSVGVLVEFSGEDVDAARGAAMQIAAMRPRFLTREDVPADVVAKEREIAEATAREEGKPEQAIVKITEGRVNGFFKDVVLLEQASVTDNKKTVKTVLDEAGVTLTGFAHIEIGA from the coding sequence ATGGCGATTGCCGCCGCTGATGTCAAGAAGCTCCGTGACGCCACGGGCGCCGGCATGATGGATGCCAAGAAGGCGCTCACCGAGGCCGACGGCGACTTCGAGAAGGCCGTCGAGATCCTCCGGATCACCGGAGCGGCCAAGGCCGCCAAGCGTGGGGCGGAGCGCGAGGCCTCCTCGGGCCTCGTCGCCTCGTCGGGCAACGCGATCGTCGAGCTCAACTCCGAGACCGACTTCGTGGCCAAGAACGAGCAGTTCATCGAGCTGGCCACCAAGCTCGCGGCCACGGCCGACGCGGCACGCCCGGCCGACGCCGCGGCGTTCGCGCAGGTCACGCTCGACGACGGCACCACCGTCGCCGAGGCGATCAGCTCGCTGGCCGCGGTCATCGGCGAGAAGCTCGAGCTCGGTCGCGTCGCGACGTTCGACGGTCAGGTCGCCACGTACCTGCACCGCCGGGCCAGCGACCTGCCGCCCTCGGTCGGCGTGCTGGTCGAGTTCTCCGGCGAGGACGTCGATGCCGCCCGCGGTGCCGCGATGCAGATCGCGGCGATGCGTCCGCGCTTCCTGACCCGTGAGGACGTCCCCGCGGACGTCGTCGCCAAGGAGCGCGAGATCGCCGAGGCCACGGCCCGCGAGGAGGGCAAGCCCGAGCAGGCGATCGTCAAGATCACCGAGGGTCGCGTCAACGGCTTCTTCAAGGACGTCGTCCTGCTGGAGCAGGCGTCGGTCACCGACAACAAGAAGACGGTCAAGACCGTCCTGGACGAGGCCGGCGTCACGCTGACCGGCTTCGCCCACATCGAGATCGGCGCCTGA
- a CDS encoding transglutaminase family protein, whose amino-acid sequence MAIKVGLEHRTTYTFDRRVRLSPHVVRLRPAPHSRTPVEAYSMKVEPAGHFVNWQQDPFGNWLARLVFPEPVDHLDVTVGLVADLTVINPFDFFVEEYAERFPFAYEPGLRADLAPYLAPVLEASGDGPGPVVSDWRAGLPALPEDGVPIVDFLVGLNAAVHRDVEYSVRMEPGVQTPDTTLTRAIGSCRDSAWLLVSLLRQYGLAARFVSGYLVQLATDPLLAAQALDGPTGAKEDFTDLHAWAEVYVPGAGWIGLDPTSALFAGEGHIPLSATPDPASAAPITGLMEPADVSFSFANVVTRVHEDPRVTLPYTDEAWARVDALGEEIDARLIADDVRLTMGGEPTFVSIDDATSPEWTTDADGDDKRRLAGELAGRLREIYAGGGLVHRGQGKWYPGEPLPRWQVALQWRTDGETLWSRPELLADPWNDAEAVEDAPERAERLASAFAVALGLDADRAIAAWEDPIVPFAAALRKPDGDAPIEAPDRIDPAWATALDAGVGEPSGWVLPVVTGETWSSPRWTFRRGRLVLAPGDSPVGLRLPLDSVSWLPPEPSGDPSYLESGPPLAPVLPSVLTIEPHDAPPTALAFEGRDGFVFVFLPPTERLDDYVTLVATLEKVAGELDVPVVVEGYGPPPDSRLTQLIVTPDPGVIEVNLQPTRTWGELRDLTDTLYEAARETRLGTEKFDLDGSHTGTGGGNHITLGGPTPADSPLLRRPDLLGSLIRYWQRHPSLSYLFSGRFIGPTSQAPRFDEGRPEALYEMDIALAELARLADQAQLAPGDDREEGADDRDDAGEGGLPGRPWLVDRVLRHLLTDLTGNTHRAEFCIDKLYSPDSSRGRLGLLELRGFEMPPHPQMAMVQALLVRSLVSMFWRTPGDDSLVRWGTSLHEDFLLPQGVVADIGQVVADLRSAGIAFEQSWLDPFVEFRFPRLGRTLVEARGSQVEIELRAAIEPWHVLGEEATGSGTARYVDSSVERLQVLVRGVDPGKHLVTCQGVPVPLTSTGTPGEYYAGVRYRAWQPWSALHPTIEVHAPLRFDLVDAEAQVSLGGCTYHVVHPGGRAYENAPVNAASAEARRASRFEPFGHTAGRIDVAAARERGAQAAAPEYPRTLDLRRAPVARDAGQGLG is encoded by the coding sequence ATGGCGATCAAGGTCGGGCTCGAGCACCGTACGACGTACACGTTCGACCGTCGGGTCCGGCTGAGCCCGCACGTCGTGCGCCTGCGGCCCGCGCCGCACTCGCGCACCCCCGTCGAGGCGTACTCGATGAAGGTCGAGCCGGCGGGCCACTTCGTGAACTGGCAGCAGGACCCGTTCGGCAACTGGTTGGCCCGCCTGGTGTTCCCCGAGCCGGTCGACCACCTCGACGTCACGGTGGGTCTCGTCGCCGATCTCACGGTCATCAATCCGTTCGACTTCTTCGTCGAGGAGTACGCCGAGCGCTTCCCGTTCGCGTACGAGCCCGGCCTGCGCGCCGATCTGGCTCCGTACCTCGCGCCGGTTCTCGAGGCCTCGGGCGACGGCCCCGGACCGGTCGTGTCGGACTGGCGGGCCGGCCTTCCCGCCCTGCCGGAGGACGGCGTGCCGATCGTCGACTTCCTGGTCGGGCTCAACGCGGCCGTCCACCGCGACGTCGAGTACTCGGTGCGCATGGAGCCCGGCGTGCAGACGCCTGACACCACGCTGACCCGGGCGATCGGCTCGTGCCGTGACAGCGCCTGGCTGCTGGTGTCGCTGCTGCGGCAGTACGGCCTCGCGGCCCGCTTCGTGTCGGGCTATCTCGTGCAGCTCGCGACCGATCCCCTGCTCGCGGCGCAGGCGCTCGACGGCCCCACCGGCGCGAAGGAGGACTTCACCGACCTGCACGCGTGGGCCGAGGTCTACGTGCCCGGTGCTGGCTGGATCGGTCTCGACCCCACGTCGGCGCTGTTCGCCGGCGAGGGTCACATCCCGCTGTCGGCGACGCCCGACCCGGCCTCGGCCGCACCCATCACCGGGCTGATGGAGCCGGCCGACGTGTCGTTCTCCTTCGCCAACGTCGTCACCCGGGTGCACGAGGACCCGCGCGTCACGCTGCCGTACACCGACGAGGCCTGGGCCCGCGTCGACGCGCTCGGCGAGGAGATCGACGCTCGACTCATCGCCGACGACGTGCGTCTCACGATGGGTGGCGAGCCGACGTTCGTGTCGATCGACGACGCCACCTCCCCGGAGTGGACCACCGACGCCGACGGCGACGACAAGCGCCGGCTCGCCGGTGAGCTCGCCGGGCGTCTGCGAGAGATCTACGCCGGGGGCGGGCTGGTCCACCGGGGCCAGGGCAAGTGGTACCCGGGGGAGCCGCTGCCGCGCTGGCAGGTCGCCCTCCAGTGGCGCACCGACGGGGAGACGCTCTGGTCGCGGCCCGAGCTCCTGGCCGATCCGTGGAACGACGCCGAGGCGGTCGAGGATGCGCCGGAGCGGGCCGAGCGGCTCGCGAGCGCCTTCGCCGTCGCGCTGGGGCTCGACGCGGACCGGGCGATCGCGGCCTGGGAGGACCCGATCGTGCCGTTCGCCGCTGCCCTGCGGAAGCCCGACGGCGACGCGCCGATCGAGGCGCCCGACCGCATCGACCCGGCGTGGGCCACGGCCCTCGACGCCGGGGTCGGTGAGCCGTCGGGGTGGGTGCTGCCAGTCGTGACGGGTGAGACGTGGTCGAGCCCGCGCTGGACGTTCCGCCGTGGTCGGCTGGTCCTCGCGCCCGGCGACTCGCCGGTGGGGCTGCGACTGCCGCTCGACTCCGTCTCATGGCTGCCACCCGAGCCGTCGGGTGATCCCTCCTACCTGGAGTCGGGCCCGCCGTTGGCGCCCGTGCTGCCGAGCGTCCTGACGATCGAGCCGCACGACGCCCCGCCGACCGCGCTCGCCTTCGAGGGCCGCGACGGCTTCGTGTTCGTGTTCCTGCCGCCCACGGAGCGACTGGACGACTACGTCACGCTCGTCGCGACGCTCGAGAAGGTCGCCGGTGAGCTGGACGTGCCGGTCGTCGTCGAGGGCTACGGCCCGCCGCCGGACTCGCGCCTGACGCAGCTCATCGTGACGCCTGACCCGGGTGTCATCGAGGTCAACCTCCAACCCACCCGCACGTGGGGCGAGCTGCGCGACCTGACCGACACGCTCTACGAGGCCGCCCGCGAGACCCGTCTGGGGACCGAGAAGTTCGACCTCGACGGCTCCCACACCGGCACCGGTGGCGGCAACCACATCACGCTGGGTGGACCGACCCCGGCCGACTCGCCCCTGCTGCGTCGCCCCGACCTGCTCGGCAGCCTGATCCGCTACTGGCAGCGTCACCCCTCCCTCTCGTACCTGTTCTCGGGACGCTTCATCGGGCCCACCAGCCAGGCCCCGCGGTTCGACGAGGGCCGTCCGGAGGCGCTCTACGAGATGGACATCGCGCTCGCCGAGCTCGCGCGGCTCGCCGACCAGGCGCAGCTCGCCCCGGGCGACGACCGCGAGGAGGGGGCTGACGACCGCGACGACGCCGGCGAGGGTGGCCTCCCGGGCCGCCCGTGGCTCGTCGACCGGGTGCTGCGCCACCTCCTGACCGACCTCACCGGCAACACTCATCGCGCCGAGTTCTGCATCGACAAGCTGTACAGCCCCGACTCGTCGCGCGGCCGCCTCGGCCTGCTCGAGCTCCGAGGCTTCGAGATGCCGCCGCACCCGCAGATGGCCATGGTGCAGGCGCTGCTCGTCCGGTCCCTCGTGTCGATGTTCTGGCGCACGCCGGGCGACGACTCCCTCGTGCGCTGGGGCACGTCACTGCACGAGGACTTCCTGCTCCCGCAGGGTGTCGTCGCCGACATCGGCCAGGTCGTCGCCGACCTCCGGTCGGCCGGCATCGCGTTCGAGCAGAGCTGGCTCGACCCGTTCGTCGAGTTCCGCTTCCCGCGGCTGGGCCGCACCCTGGTCGAGGCGCGCGGGTCCCAGGTGGAGATCGAGCTCCGCGCCGCGATCGAGCCCTGGCACGTGCTGGGCGAGGAGGCGACGGGCAGTGGCACCGCCCGGTACGTCGACTCCTCGGTCGAGCGCCTGCAGGTCCTGGTGCGGGGCGTCGACCCCGGCAAGCACCTCGTGACGTGCCAAGGTGTCCCCGTGCCTCTGACGTCGACCGGGACCCCCGGCGAGTACTACGCCGGGGTCCGCTACCGCGCCTGGCAGCCGTGGTCGGCGCTGCACCCGACGATCGAGGTGCACGCCCCGCTCCGGTTCGACCTCGTCGACGCGGAGGCGCAGGTCTCGCTCGGCGGGTGCACCTACCACGTGGTGCACCCCGGTGGCCGCGCGTACGAGAACGCCCCCGTCAACGCCGCCTCGGCCGAGGCGCGGCGGGCGAGCCGCTTCGAGCCGTTCGGTCACACCGCCGGACGCATCGACGTGGCGGCCGCGCGGGAGCGCGGTGCCCAGGCCGCAGCGCCTGAGTACCCCCGCACGCTGGACCTGCGTCGGGCCCCCGTGGCCCGCGACGCGGGTCAGGGGCTCGGCTGA
- the frr gene encoding ribosome recycling factor, with amino-acid sequence MGKAVEHTREEFAAIRTGRAHPAMFAQITADYYGTPTPLQQLAGFQVPEPRTVIISPYDVSAKSAIEKAIRDSDLGVNPSDDGKVLRVTLPELTQDRRKEYIKLARTKAEDGKVAVRGVRRNAKQAMDKAEKDSEISQDDNTGAEKRLDALTKKYVDTIDELLKGKEAELLEV; translated from the coding sequence ATGGGCAAGGCCGTCGAGCACACCCGCGAGGAGTTCGCGGCCATCCGGACCGGTCGCGCGCACCCGGCGATGTTCGCGCAGATCACGGCCGACTACTACGGCACGCCCACGCCGCTGCAGCAGCTCGCCGGCTTCCAGGTGCCGGAGCCGCGCACCGTGATCATCAGTCCCTACGACGTCAGCGCCAAGTCGGCCATCGAGAAGGCCATCCGTGACTCCGACCTCGGCGTCAATCCGTCCGACGACGGCAAGGTGCTCCGTGTGACGCTCCCGGAGCTGACCCAGGATCGCCGCAAGGAGTACATCAAGCTCGCTCGGACCAAGGCCGAGGACGGCAAGGTCGCCGTGCGCGGCGTGCGCCGCAACGCCAAGCAGGCGATGGACAAGGCCGAGAAGGACTCCGAGATCTCCCAGGACGACAACACCGGCGCGGAGAAGCGTCTCGATGCCCTCACCAAGAAGTACGTCGACACGATCGACGAGCTGCTGAAGGGCAAAGAGGCCGAGCTCCTCGAGGTGTGA